The Clostridium aceticum genomic interval TGGTGCTAAACCGCAGGCTCCTATACACCTTGTAGCTATAAGGGTAAACTTTCCATCAGAAGAATTCTGTCCAGGTTTTACATCAGTAAGTTCAGTAATTTTATCAATAATTTCCTGTGCTCCCTTAACATAACAGGCAGTTCCTAAGCAAACCCCTATCACAAAATCCCCTTTTGGTTCAAGAGAAAACTGTGAGTAAAAGGTAAGCACGCCATAAATTTCACTTAGTGGTATATTCATTTCCTTTGATATTTTTTTCTGTACTTCTAAGGGTACACATCCAAAGATTTTTTGCCCCTCCTGCAACACTGGCATCAAAGCACCTTTTTTTCCTTTGTTTAAGTCAATCACTGTCTGTAAATTTCGAAAATTTTCTTCAGTCAAAATCTCCTTTGCCATAATGTCCCTCCTTTTTTTAAAACAACCCCTCGGTATATAAATTATAGTATAGATTAATAAGTATTGTAAATTGTAAAATTTATTGTTCGATATTTTATTTTAATGAGTTATTTTTATTAATGGATAATCAATATTATTTAATGTTAAATATTGTAATATTTCTGTTTATTATAACACATATTTCATGAATATGTTAAGTTTTTAACTATTTTTTTGTGTATTTTTTGTGTATTTTTTAGTATTTTTGAAATTTTTTTTGTTTTTATAGAAGCTTGAAATAAAAAAAATCTCTGAAAAATGGCTATTTTTCAAAGATTTTTCTGATTTAATATAAATTTATTTGAAAGCATTAGTTAGTTAAAATATATTTTATTAAATATTTATTGTTAATTAATAAATATTGTTATTGAATAAATGTTAGTGATTCCGTCTTTCATCACGCTAAATATTAACCTTAGTTTAGTTTTTGGTGATCGCCTTAAAAGGACATACTAACACACAGGCACCACACTTGGTACAATTCTCCGCATGAATGACATACGCTTCTTTAGCCTTGATACCGCTTATACAGCCTACAGGACATTTTTTAGCACAAATTCCACATTTTTTGCAAAGATTTTCTAGAACACTATACTTCAATAGTTCCTCACATACCCCTGCAGGACATTGCTTTTCCTTCACATGAGCTTCATATTCACTTCTAAAATATTTTAATGTTGATAACACAGGATTTGGAGCTGTTTGACCCAATCCACAAAGGGATGCATCTTTGACAGTCTTTGCTAAAGTTTCAAGTTTTTCTACGTCCTTCATAGTGCCTTTACCTTGAGAAATTTTTTCCAACAAATCCAACATACGCTTTGTCCCTTCGCGACATGGTGTACATTTACCACAGGATTCCTCCACAGTAAATTCTAAGAAGAATCTAGCTATATCTACCATACAGTTATCTTCGTCCATAACAACCATCCCACCAGAACCCATCATCGAACCAAGCTTAAGTAAATTATCGTAATCAATAGGTGTATCAATATGTTCTGCCGGTATGCAGCCTCCAGAAGGTCCCCCAGTCTGTACTGCCTTAAATGCCTTACCATTAGATATACCACCGCCTATTTCATAAATAACTTCCCTTAATGTGGTACCCATAGTAATTTCCAGTAACCCAGTATTATTGATTTTACCCCCTAAAGCAAATACTTTTGTTCCTTTAGACTCTTTAGTACCTATACTACAAAACCATTCCGCTCCCTTTAAGATAATCTGAGGTATATTGGCATAGGCCTCCACATTATTTATTAAGGTTGGTTGGTCCCATATTCCCTTATGGGATGGAAATGGCGGCCGAGGTCTCGGCATCCCTCTTTTTCCTTCAATAGAATGAATCAATGCTGTTTCTTCTCCGCAGACAAAGGCACCTGCTCCTAGGCGTACTTGTAAATCAAAACTAAAATCTGTGCCAAAAATATTTTCTCCCAGCAAACCCATTTCTTTTGCCTGATCAATAGCAATCCGAAGACGTTTTACCGCTATGGGGTATTCAGCACGAATGTATACATAACCTTCCTTGGCCCCTACTGCATAGGCAGCTATCGCCATAGCTTCTATGATCACATGTGGGTCTCCCTCCAGTAGGGAACGATCCATAAAGGCCCCTGGATCTCCTTCGTCTGCATTGCAAACTACATACTTTTCTTCTGCCTCTTCCTTAGCTGTTAATTCCCATTTTAATCCTGTAGGAAAGCCCCCACCTCCGCGGCCTCTTAACTCAGATTTTTTCACCACATCAATGACTTCTTCTGGCGTCATTTCCGTTAGTACCTTTGCTAAAGCTTGATACCCATCAAAGGCAATGTATTCTTCTATCAGCTCTGGATTAATCAAGCCACAGTTTTTTAGAACAATTCTTTTTTGCTTTTTATAGAAGCTTATTTCATCAATAGACTTTATCGTATCTCCTTCTATTGATTCTTTGTACAATAACTCCTTAACAACTCTGCCTTTTAATAAATGTTCTTCTGTAATTCTCTCAATATCCCTCAACTTTACTTGACTATAAAAAGCTCTTTCTGGATAGACAATAACAATCGGTCCAGCTTCACAAAGACCAAAACATCCAGTCTTTATAACCTTTACTTCTTTTTCAAGGCCATATTCTTGTAATTGGTCTTCTAGCTTTTCCATAATCTTCAGTGAATCTGATGATGTACATCCTGTTCCTGCGCATACCAGCACATGTGATCTACAAAAATCCATTGTTTATCCCCCTACCTATTCTTAGGTTTTGCTTCAGTGGCTATTTTGTGTAGGCACCTATTGTATAATCATGAACAACATTGCCATTCACAATATGTTCTGTTATAATCATTCTCGCCTTTTCTGCCGTCATGGCCACATAGGTCACCTTTTCTTCCCCTTCTGTATAAATCTCTACAATTGGCTCCAGTCTACAAGCTCCTATGCACCCTGTTTGTATTATGATTACATCTTGAAGGTTCCTTTTACCTACTTCTTCAACCAATGCTATCATTACCGGCGTAGCCCCAGCAGCTATCCCACAGGTAGCCATACCTACTACAATTCTAGTACCTTTTCTATCACTTCTAAGTTTAACTTTCTCCAAGGTTTCCTGTCGAATTTTTTCCAAATCCGAAATCGTTGTCATAATATCATACCCCCTTCTTTAAATAGACCCCAATAAAAACAATGCCTGTTTCTACCTATTTATGAAAAGTGCAAGTGATGTTTAAAAAGTATTATGATAAACAATTATTATTTAGTATCGCTTATTAACTATTAAGTAGTACTAAAGAACTTTGTTTATATTATAACATATGCCTTAAGAAAAGTATTTGATTCTTATCCACCTTTTTTATTTTTATGATTCCTTACAATGTACTATTTTAGCGGTTTTAAAAACCTTTAGACAGCATTAAAACTTCCTAAAGGTTTTTAAAATCATTAACAAAAGATGTAGTATATGCACTTTTCATAAACACATAATATTATTTAGTAGAGATTATCGTTATTATTTTGTGTCGCTCAGATGATCTAATAATCTCTCACTAAAAGCTTTGGCTGAGTTATAACCCATGATTTTTAACCGATGATTTCTTGCCGCCACTTCTATAATTACAGCAATATTTCTAGCAGGCTTCACTGGTATTACCATTTCCTCTACCTTTATCCCCAATATTTCTCTAAAATTTTCGTCTAATCCTAGTCGGTCATAGCTTTTATCAGCATCCCACTCTTCTAAATTCACCACCAAATTAATATCTGTTCTAAGTTTAATAGCACCTACACCAAATAAACTTTTAACATCCATGATCCCTATTCCCCGCACCTCCATCATATGTCTAACGATCTCTGGTGCACAGCCCACTAGGTGATCTTGTCCTATTTTCTTGACCTCCACAGCATCATCCGCTACAAAAAGATGTCCTCTTTTGATAAGTTCTACAGCAGTTTCACTTTTTCCTATGCCGCTCTTACCAGTAATAAGTATACCTACACCATATATATCCATTAATACCCCGTGCAACGTAATTATATCAGCCAGATTCTCTTCCAAATAGATGACTAGTTTGCTAATTAATCTCGTTGTATTTAAACTACTTCTTAATATTGTTCTTTGATATTTCTCTGCAGCCTCCATTAGTTCTTTTGGGGCTTCTAAATCTCTACTGAGTATGATACAAGGAATATCATGAGACAATATTTTGTCAAACCTTTCTTTTCTCGTCTTTTCATCTAATGTATTTAAAAATCTATGTTCCACTTTTCCTATAATTTGAATTCTTTCATAAGCAAAATGATCAAAATAGCCTGCCAATTGAATTCCAGGTCTATTTAAGTCACTGGTAGTTATTTTAGTATCTTCTTGCCTTGAAGAATTCAACTCCGTTAACCTAAAATCCTCTATTAATTTTTTCACTGTAATATGTTTCACATAATTCCTCCTCTGTAGTAGAAATTTTTAGTTGGTCCTTCTAAAAAAGTTATAGATATTTTCTGCCGCAGTCTTGTTTATACCCTCCGCCTCCATTAGCTCCTCCAGCGTTGCTTCTTTGATTTTATTCATATCTTTAAAGTGCCTCAACAGATTTTTTCTTCTCATTTCCCCTATTCCAGGGATTTCTTGCAAAATAGAATACAAACTGGTTTCTTTCCGAAGACTTTTGTGATACGTAATGGCAAATCGATGGGCTTCTTCCTGTACCTTAGCTATAAAACGAAATAAACTTGAGGTTTTATCAATAATTAACTCCTTTTCTTTATAAATTAATCCTCTAGTTCTATGCCTATGATCCTTAATCATACCACATACAGGTATAGTAAGTCCCAAGGTCCTTAAGGATTTTTCAACACTATGAACCTGTCCTAACCCCCCATCTACCATAATTAGATCAGGAAATACAGCGAACTTTCCTTCTTTCAAGGTAGCTACTCCCTCGATTATATTTTTTGTTTCTTCTAGGCCCCTCTTAAATCGTCTCAAAATGATTTCCTCTATACTGGCATAATCATTTGCACCTTTTACAGTTGCTATTTTAAATCTTCTATATTCTTTGTTTTTGGGTTTGCCATCCTCAAAAACCACCATAGAGCCTACAGATTCCACCCCTTGAATATTGGAGATATCGAAGGCCTCAATACGATAAGGCAGTATTTCTAGGTCCATCAGCTGCTGTAATTGTTGTAAGAGCTTTTCTTTTTCTTCCCTCTTTCTATCATTTACTTCTTTTGTTTGCGTCATCATTAAAAGGGCATTCTTTTTTACCATTTCCACCAATTTTCTTTTTTCACCTTTTTTAGGGGATTTAATAGCAACTTTGCTGCCCCGTTTTGTACTGAGCCAGTCCTCCATTAATTGCTGATCTTCTAGTTCTTCCTCCAAAAGTATTTCTTGGGGAATGAAGGCCATATTATTATAAAACTGTTTGACAAAGGAGGACAAAATTTCTCCAATCCCCTCTTCTTCACTGGTGGATAAAGTATAGTGCTGGCGTTGTACAACTTTTCCTTTTCGAATAAAGAAGATTTGTACATAGCTTTCTTCTTCACTCTTAGCCACCGCTATAATATCTTGATCAAGTTCATTGGTGGAGACTATTTTTTGTTTTTCTATGATACTAGATAATGCCACCACCTGATCCCTATATTTGGCTGCTGCTTCGTAGTTCATTTTTTCAGCAGCCTCCCGCATTTTTCCTTGAATCTTCTTGATCAGTTCATCCTCTCTGCCACTTAAAAACAAGATAATCTCTTGGATGAATTGCCTATAATATTCTTCTTCTATCTTCCCAGTACATGGTCCTAAACATTTTTTTATATGAAGGTTTAAGCAGGGCCTTTCTTTATTTTCAATAGACTTTGCTATATTTCTTTTACAGGTTCTTATAGGAAAAAGTTGATGAATCACATCTAGTGTTTCGTTTAAAGCTGTTACATTTGTGTAGGGGCCAAAATATTTTGCTCCATCCTTTAAAAAACGTCTTGTCTTCATCACCCTAGGATAGGTTTCCTTCATAGTGATTTTAATATAGGGGTAAGTTTTATCATCTCTAAGTAATATATTATACTTCGGTCTATTTTCTTTTATTAGATTACACTCTAAGATCAAGGCTTCTAACTCTGTATCGGTAATAATATACTCAAAAGAATGTATATTTGCTACCATTGCCCTAACTTTCGGCGGCTGGTTTTTTAAAGATTGAAAATATTGTCTCACTCTATTTTTTAAAGATACAGCCTTACCCACATAAATAATTTCCTCTTCTTGATTTTTCATTAAGTATACTCCCGGCTTTTCCGGCAGCATTTTTAGTTGTTGGTTTATATCAAACATGCTGTCCCTCCTAGTATAGATTTACCATAGATTGACAATACTCCTAACAAATTATTGTTTGGAGGTGTTCTTGTGAAAAAGAAAGGATTTATCCTGATATTATTAAGTTTATTATTCCTCACTACTTCTTTTAGTATAGCAGATACTGAGTTGCCATGGGTGAAGGGATATTTAAGAAATTTTACGATTGCACTAAATCAGCAAGTAGTCAATTTAGAAAAAAAGCCTATTGTATTTGAAAATCGTCTTTACCTTCCTGCCAAGTATATTGCCGAGGCATTAGATTATAAGGTAACATGGCACCCTGAAGATGAAAAAATTACATTAAACCCTAAAGTTTTAGAGGAAAAACTTCCTCCCTGCAATCCTTTGATAGGAGAATACTTTGTTTATGGAGAAATTCAAGCTATTGACCTAGAGGGTCAGCAGATACAAGTTGAACAACACTTAGATCATCATAGTAGAGAAATCTTTGATTTCCTTAAAGTTCAAGAAGATGCTGCAATCTTTCTTAAAAGAAATTCACACACCATGAGAATTCATCTAGAAGATCTACGGGTAGGAGATGTCGTCAGTTTCATTGTGACAAAAGAAGATACCATAAGAGGTATCATCATAGATGGATAATAACATTATCCATAAAACCCAGCACACTTATCTATGTGATATGTGCTGGGCTTTATTATTTGTACTTACTGATCTTAATTTTTCTGCAAAACTTTTTTCAAAAATGCTCCAGTATAAGAGTCTTTTACTTCGACAATTTTTTCTGGAGTACCTTCAGCTACAATGGTACCACCACCATTTCCTCCCTCGGGCCCAAGGTCAATGATATGGTCTGCTGTTTTAATAACATCTAGGTTATGCTCTATAACTAACACAGTATTTCCAGTAGCCACAAGTCTTTGTAAAACACCAATCAGTCGGTGAATATCCGCTATGTGCAGCCCCGTTGTCGGCTCATCTAAAATATAGAGGGTTTTCCCTGTACTTCTTTTGCTTAGCTCGCTGGCCAGTTTGATCCTTTGTGCTTCTCCTCCAGACAGTTGAGTAGAGGGTTGTCCTAGTTTTATATAACCTAGTCCTACATCATATAAGGTCTGTAGCTTATTATGAATCTTAGGTATGCTTTCAAAGAATCCTAGTGCTTCTTCCACATTCATCTCTAAAATATCAGAAATCGTCTTATCCTTATACTTTACCTCTAAGGTTTCTCTATTATAGCGTTTCCCTTTGCAGACTTCACAAGGTACATAAACATCCGGCAGGAAATGCATCTCTATTTTAATAATACCGTCACCACTGCAAGCTTCACAGCGGCCGCCTTTTATATTGAAACTAAACCTACCTTTTTGGTATCCCCGCATTTTTGCATAAGGGGTTTGGGCAAAGACCTCCCGGATATGATCAAAAACCCCTGTATAGGTGGCAGGGTTAGATCTCGGTGTCCTACCAATAGGAGATTGATCAATCTCTATGACTTTGTCTATATGCTCTATCCCTTCGATTGCTTTATGGGCTCCTGGTTTACTTTTTGCACCATTTAACTCCTGGGCTATTTTTTTGTATAATATCTCATTTACTAAGGTACTTTTCCCAGAACCAGATACACCAGTGACACAAGTAAACACCCCTAAAGGAATCTCCACATCAATATCTTGTAAATTGTTCTCCTTGGCTCCTTTAATAGCAATCCATTTTCCGTTAGGTTTTTTTCGCTCCGCAGGGATCTCTATTTTCTTCTTCCCGCTTAAATATTGTCCAGTAATGGAGGCTTCGGATTTCTTAATATCCTCTATTGTACCCTCCGCCACCAAATATCCTCCATGAATTCCTGCTCCTGGACCTATATCGATGATATGGTCAGCCTCCAGCATTGTATCTTCATCATGTTCTACCACAAGAACAGTGTTTCCTATATCTGTGAGATTTCTTAAGGTCTTTAAAAGTTTGTCATTGTCCCTTTGATGCAAACCTATACTGGGTTCATCTAGGATATACAATACTCCTACTAGACTAGAACCTATCTGGGTTGCCAGACGTATTCTTTGAGATTCTCCTCCAGATAAGGTGCCGGCATTTCTAGATAAGGTTAAATACTCTAAACCAACATCCTGTAAAAAGCTTAATCTTTCCTTAATCTCCTTTAAAATCTGTTTTGCGATAAAGGCTTGTCTTTCCTCTAGGGCTATATGGTCAAAGTACTTTTTAGCTTCCTTTACTGACATTTCTGTTACTTCATGGATGTTTTTATCTCCAACCGTAACCGCCAAAATAACTTCCTTTAACCTGGCTCCTTTACATTTATTACAAGGCATTTCCGCCATATATTCTTCGATTTTTTCCCTTGAATAATCAGAATTGGTTTCCCTATAACGCCTTTCAAGGTTGGGGATTACCCCTTCAAAATAAGAAGAGTAGGTTCGAAGACCCCCATACTTAGATTCATATTGAAAGGTAATCTCCTTACCACTTTTTCCATATAAAACATCTTCAACAAAGTCCTCAGGCAGATCCTTTACAGGTACATCTAAACTTACCTGATACTGTTTCGCTAAGTTCTCCAGCATTTTAAAGTAATAGGTATTTTCTCCATTGCCATTGGAACCACTCCAAGGATCAATGGCTCCTTGTCGAAGGGTTAAACTTTTATTGGGAATCACCAAGTCTGGATCTACCACCTTCATATGACCAATACCGTTGCACTCAGGACATGCACCAAAGGGGCTGTTAAAAGAAAACATTCTTGGTGCTAGTTCCTCTATCCCTATACCATGATGAGGACAAGCAAACTTTGTAGAGAATAGATGTTCTTCTCCATCTATAACATCTGCAATTACTAAGCCCTCCGTCAGCTTTAATACAGTTTCTATGGAATCCGCGATTCTTTGTTGAGAATCTTCTCTTATGACAATACGATCCACTACTACATCAATATTGTGCTTCTTATTTTTTTCTAGCTTAATTTCTTCTTCAATATCTCTTATTTCTCCATCAATTCTAACCCGTACGAAACCTTCTTTTTTTACTTCTTCTAATAATTTTTTATGTTCACCCTTCTTTCCTTGAAGAATCGGTGCTAAGATTTGAAGTTTCGTCCCTTCTCCCAATGCCGTAATCTTATCAACAATCTGTTCTACAGTCATTTGACTAATTTCAATGCCACACACAGGGCAATGGGGCACTCCTACCCTTGCAAACAATAATCTTAAATAATCATAAATTTCTGTCACTGTTCCTACCGTAGAACGGGGATTCCTGCTGGTGGTTTTTTGATCAATAGAAATGGCAGGAGAAAGCCCTTCAATATATTCAACATCGGGCTTTTCCATTTGTCCTAAGAACTGTCTTGCATAAGCTGATAAGCTTTCAATATAGCGTCTCTGTCCCTCTGCATAGATAGTATCGAAGGCCAAGGAGGACTTTCCTGATCCAGATAAACCTGTTATGACTACAAACTTATCTCTAGGGATTTCTATATCAATGTTTTTTAAATTATGTTCCTTAGCTCCTCTTACAATAATTTTATCCTTTGCCACATTTACACCTCTTTTTTATCATTGTTGTTTCTTTAAAACTTCTATCTCATCCCTCAGTTGAGCTGCCTTTTCAAATTCTAAGACCTCCGCAGCCTTGAGCATTTCACTCTCTAGAGATTTTATCATCTTTTCTAATTCACCCTTAGTATATTTTTTCTTGTTCTGTACTGTGTATTGGCCATCCTCTTCCGCCACCTTCGTAGCCTCTATAACGTCATAGATCTTTTTCTCTATAGACTTAGGTGTAATATGATGTACCCTATTGTATTCTGATTGAATTTCTCTTCTTCTGTCTGTTTCTTCCATAGCTTTTTTCATAGAATTGGTTATCTTATCACCATACATAATTACTTTTCCTTCAACGTTTCTTGCAGCCCTACCAATAGTCTGGATCATGGAGGTTTCTGATCTTAAAAAACCTTCTTTATCTGCATCTAAGATGGCTACTAAGCTAACCTCAGGTAAGTCCAAGCCTTCCCTTAAAAGATTGATACCCACCAATACGTCAAAAACCCCCATCCTTAAATCCCGTATAATTTCCATTCTCTCCATCGTCTTTATATCTGAGTGAAGGTATCTTACCTTGATGTCTATTTCTTTTAGATAGTTGGTTAAGTCCTCCGCCATCTTCTTCGTTAAAGTAGTGATCAGAGTTCGCCTACCTTTTTCTATTTGTTGATTTACTTCCCCCACCAAATCATCAATTTGTCCTTTGACAGGTCTCACCTCTACAGTTGGGTCCAACAGTCCCGTAGGACGAATAATTTGCTCCACCACCTGCTGACTTTTTTCTAATTCATAAGGACCTGGCGTAGCACTGACATATAGGATTTGATTTACTAATCCCTCGAATTCAGGGAAATTCAAAGGTCTATTATCATAGGCTGATGGCAGACGAAAGCCAAAGTTTACTAAAGACTCTTTTCTAGAACGGTCCCCTCCATACATACCCCTAATCTGAGGAATGGTAACATGGGATTCATCGGTAATGATTAAAAAATCTTCCGGAAAATAATCTAATAATGTATAGGGTCTGCTGCCTGCTGCTCTTCCGGTTAAATGCCTTGAATAGTTTTCTATTCCTTGACAAAATCCTACTTCCCTTAGCATTTCTATATCATACATGGTTCTTTGCTGAATTCTTTGAGCTTCTATCAACTTGTCCTGCTCTTTAAAATACTTTACTTGTTCTTCTAGCTCTTTTTCTATTTTTTGAATCGCCCCTTCTACCTTATCAATACTGGTAGCATAATGAGAAGCAGGAAAAATAGAAATATGACTTCTTCTTCCTATAATCTCTCCTGTCAGAGCATTCAACTCTGTGATCCGGTCAATTTCATCTCCAAAAAACTCTATTCTTACAGCATTTTCTGAAGAAGATGCAGGAAAAATCTCCACAACATCTCCTCTCACTCTAAAGGTTCCCCTTACAAAGTTGATATCATTTCTCTCGTATTGTATATCTACCAGCTGTCTTAATACTTGATCTCGGTCTTTATTCATTCCAGTCCTTAAAGAAACCACCAGACTTTTATATTCTTCCGGGTCTCCCAAACCATAGATACAGGAAACACTGGCAACGATAATAACATCTCTTCTCTCAAAAAGAGCTGAAGTAGCAGAGTGCCGCAATTTATCTATTTCATCGTTAATAGATGCATCCTTTTCTATATAAGTATCACTATGGGCCACATAAGCCTCTGGTTGATAGTAATCGTAGTAACTAACAAAATATTCTACCGCATTATTAGGAAAAAACGCTTTAAACTCACTGCATAATTGAGCAGCCAAAGTTTTGTTGTGGGCTATTACTAGCGTGGGCTTTTGAACCTTTTGGATAATATTTGCCATCGTAAAAGTCTTTCCTGAGCCTGTAACTCCCAACAAAGTCTGGTGTTTTAACCCCTTTATAATTCCTTTGCTCAAATCTTCAATCGCTTTTGGTTGATCTCCCGTAGGTTTATACTGGGAGCTGATTTCAAACTTCTCCATAGCTAAAACCCTCTCACTTCTATATATTTATCATTAGCGTTAACTTAAACCATAATTTGTCATCCTAAGTGGAGTAAAGCGTAGTCGAAGGATCTTAGAATTAGCAAAATGACGGTTCAAGTGATTTTTAGAAATAATTGTATTAAATTAACACCTATGATATATTTATGTCTTATAAGTTTTCGTTTTATAGGGAAAAAGCCATAGTCTCCCTATCTTTACAGACCCACATCTATATAAGGGTATCACAACAAAATCATCCTGTTAAGTAGTAAAATTCCCCTTTCAGAACAGTCGTTCGATAACCTTATTATATTCCTCTATGATTTTTCTGTCAATGGCTTGTCTTTATATCTTGATATCTTGATTCCTTAAATAAGTGCAATAGAAAAGCCCCTATTTTCAGAGACTTTTCTTACAAACTTAATTTTACATTTTTTCTTTTACAATTTCCATGGCTTTTTCTAACTGTATATCTTGATCCCTCTCTATAGTCACTTCATTTCTTAATTCCTCTGGCAATTCTACTACTATATCTGGTTCGATACCTGTACCATGAATATTGGTTCCATTAGGAGTAAAATATTGAGAAACTGTATATTTAAACCCTGTTCCATCATTTAGTGGTTTTACTTGCTGCACTAAGCCCTTGCCAAAGGTGGTAGTACCAAGAATTACACCTCTATTTCCATCCTTGACGGCGCCTGCTAATATTTCAGATGCACTGGCACTTCCCTTATTTACTAACACTACTAGTGGAAGATCTACTTGCTTTTTATCAGACTTTTCTATTTCTCTTTTGCCATGACGATCTTCTGTATAAACAATTACTTGTTCTCCCAATATCATATCAGAAATTTCTAAGCACTGGCTCAACAAACCTCCAGGGTTGTTTCGTAAATCAATAATTAATCCTTGAACATTTTGTTTTTCTAATTCACCGATATGTTCTCTAAAGTCATTAGCTGTTTGTTCATCAAACATCGATATTCGCACATAACCTATATTGCCCTCCAGCACCTCTGATCTAACAGTTCTTAAACGAATTTCCTCTCTTTCTAGTGTTACTTCAAAGGGCTCATTTCTCCCTTCACGCCATAGGGTTAAGATCACATTTGTACCAGGTTCTCCCTTCATCATGTCAGCAGCTAAATCCAACTGCTCTCCTGATACAGTTTTTCCATCTACAGTAATAATTCTATCACCGGTAGCAATTCCAGCTCTTTCTCCAGGAGTATCCTCTATAGGCGATACCACCGTTACAAAACCATCTTCTCCTGGTGTTATAATAACACCAATACCACCATAAGTACCTTGGGTTCTCGTCATTAAGTCAGTAAATTCTCTTTCTGTCATATAGGTAGTATAGGGATCCTCCACCCCTTGAAACATGCCTTTGATGGCTGATTCTAATAATTTTTCTTCATCTACTTCTTTATAATAATTTTTTGTTAAAAATTCTTTTAGTGTAAGGAGTTTACCATACTCTCCTCCCAAATCTCTATAATACTCATAAGTATCCCTTGAAATCAGCACCTTCTGTCCCAGCGGCAGAGCAATTAAATTTCCCAGTGTTGCATTAAGTATTGTGGTTACTATAATGAGAATAATGGCTCCTACTAAAGCTTTTCTTTTACTTATCATAGCTATCTCCCCTCTTAACATTCTAGACCTGTCATTTTACTATTTTATTATTTATACTGTTTCATTATACATCAAGTAAAAAAACTTTTAAAGTTGGATAGTCCCTTTATCTATATCACCAGCGTTAACTTAAATTATAATTTGTCATCCTGAGGAAAGCAAAGGGAAGTCGAAGGATGACAGTTGGCGAGGAAATCTTAGAAATAATAGGGTTGAGTGAAGGCCTATGTTAGCTATATATAAGTAAAAGCCAAGGTAATAGATACCTTGACTTTTATTATTGGTCTATTTAGTTTCCTCTTACCCAAGGAATAGGATCTACAACTTTACCATTTTGTCTAACTTCAAAGTGTAGATGTGGACCTGTGGATAATCCTGTACTTCCAACTTCAGCAATTTTTTGTCCTCTTTTCACCTGAGCACCCACCGACACTACAAGTCTATTATTGTG includes:
- the uvrB gene encoding excinuclease ABC subunit UvrB; the protein is MEKFEISSQYKPTGDQPKAIEDLSKGIIKGLKHQTLLGVTGSGKTFTMANIIQKVQKPTLVIAHNKTLAAQLCSEFKAFFPNNAVEYFVSYYDYYQPEAYVAHSDTYIEKDASINDEIDKLRHSATSALFERRDVIIVASVSCIYGLGDPEEYKSLVVSLRTGMNKDRDQVLRQLVDIQYERNDINFVRGTFRVRGDVVEIFPASSSENAVRIEFFGDEIDRITELNALTGEIIGRRSHISIFPASHYATSIDKVEGAIQKIEKELEEQVKYFKEQDKLIEAQRIQQRTMYDIEMLREVGFCQGIENYSRHLTGRAAGSRPYTLLDYFPEDFLIITDESHVTIPQIRGMYGGDRSRKESLVNFGFRLPSAYDNRPLNFPEFEGLVNQILYVSATPGPYELEKSQQVVEQIIRPTGLLDPTVEVRPVKGQIDDLVGEVNQQIEKGRRTLITTLTKKMAEDLTNYLKEIDIKVRYLHSDIKTMERMEIIRDLRMGVFDVLVGINLLREGLDLPEVSLVAILDADKEGFLRSETSMIQTIGRAARNVEGKVIMYGDKITNSMKKAMEETDRRREIQSEYNRVHHITPKSIEKKIYDVIEATKVAEEDGQYTVQNKKKYTKGELEKMIKSLESEMLKAAEVLEFEKAAQLRDEIEVLKKQQ
- a CDS encoding stalk domain-containing protein, translating into MKKKGFILILLSLLFLTTSFSIADTELPWVKGYLRNFTIALNQQVVNLEKKPIVFENRLYLPAKYIAEALDYKVTWHPEDEKITLNPKVLEEKLPPCNPLIGEYFVYGEIQAIDLEGQQIQVEQHLDHHSREIFDFLKVQEDAAIFLKRNSHTMRIHLEDLRVGDVVSFIVTKEDTIRGIIIDG
- the uvrA gene encoding excinuclease ABC subunit UvrA, with translation MAKDKIIVRGAKEHNLKNIDIEIPRDKFVVITGLSGSGKSSLAFDTIYAEGQRRYIESLSAYARQFLGQMEKPDVEYIEGLSPAISIDQKTTSRNPRSTVGTVTEIYDYLRLLFARVGVPHCPVCGIEISQMTVEQIVDKITALGEGTKLQILAPILQGKKGEHKKLLEEVKKEGFVRVRIDGEIRDIEEEIKLEKNKKHNIDVVVDRIVIREDSQQRIADSIETVLKLTEGLVIADVIDGEEHLFSTKFACPHHGIGIEELAPRMFSFNSPFGACPECNGIGHMKVVDPDLVIPNKSLTLRQGAIDPWSGSNGNGENTYYFKMLENLAKQYQVSLDVPVKDLPEDFVEDVLYGKSGKEITFQYESKYGGLRTYSSYFEGVIPNLERRYRETNSDYSREKIEEYMAEMPCNKCKGARLKEVILAVTVGDKNIHEVTEMSVKEAKKYFDHIALEERQAFIAKQILKEIKERLSFLQDVGLEYLTLSRNAGTLSGGESQRIRLATQIGSSLVGVLYILDEPSIGLHQRDNDKLLKTLRNLTDIGNTVLVVEHDEDTMLEADHIIDIGPGAGIHGGYLVAEGTIEDIKKSEASITGQYLSGKKKIEIPAERKKPNGKWIAIKGAKENNLQDIDVEIPLGVFTCVTGVSGSGKSTLVNEILYKKIAQELNGAKSKPGAHKAIEGIEHIDKVIEIDQSPIGRTPRSNPATYTGVFDHIREVFAQTPYAKMRGYQKGRFSFNIKGGRCEACSGDGIIKIEMHFLPDVYVPCEVCKGKRYNRETLEVKYKDKTISDILEMNVEEALGFFESIPKIHNKLQTLYDVGLGYIKLGQPSTQLSGGEAQRIKLASELSKRSTGKTLYILDEPTTGLHIADIHRLIGVLQRLVATGNTVLVIEHNLDVIKTADHIIDLGPEGGNGGGTIVAEGTPEKIVEVKDSYTGAFLKKVLQKN